The Culex quinquefasciatus strain JHB chromosome 2, VPISU_Cqui_1.0_pri_paternal, whole genome shotgun sequence genome contains the following window.
ATTTGTTTTACTTTGGTGTCGCCTCGGGTGAGTAACACGTGTGCTACACTATTTGTTATCAATGTGTTAGATTGGTAACAGATGTGCCAAAAAGTCCTTCCGtaatcatcgttgatcggaaggcacggtgCGGATGATTTCTGCGAGAATATTGTAGTAAATATTGTcttgttttttgtaactttttttaatttttagttgtatgaaaatttctctattactattttttgttgtatatTTTCTCATTGAAGTGTACAAAACGTAAAagtaaatgaattttttttcgggagttcatttgatattttgcaaatttttgatagtagagcaattctctgagatttcagtcattcgattttttgaattttttaatccggcttaaacttttttggtgccatcggtatgcccaaagaagccattttgcatcattagtttgtccatataattttcaatacaaatttggcagctatccatacaaaaatgatgtatgaaaattcaaaaatctgtatcttttgaaggatttttttgatcgatttggtgtcttcggcaaagttgtaggtaaagactacactgaaaaaaatgatacacggtaaaattttgttggtgatttaaaatttcactttttgtcattaaaacttgatttgcaaaaaaaaacagtatttttaatttttttctgatatgttttaggagccatcaaatgccaacttttcaaaaatttccagaatgtgcaaaaaatcttttaccgagttatgaatttttgaatcaatacagatttaaaaaaaatcgaaatatcagtcacaaatattgtttaacttcttttttcaatgttaaatctaattttcaatcaaaaagtacttgagtaaaattttgataaagtgcaccgttttcaagttatagcaatttttagataacttttttgaaaaaagtcgcatttattatttttttttaaatcaatgcacatgtttgccgacctattaaaatttttttttttgcatggctgtatctcagcaactaaaggtcgtatcaacaaagttcaaaaaagcataatatagagaattttctaagcttttcaaaaatatgattttcaaaagtggacaaacatgggcattaatttaaaaaaaatgattcactgcaactattttcaaaaaagttatttaaaaaaggttgtaacttgaaaacggtgcactttatcaaaatttcactaaagtactttttgattgcaaattcgattttacactgaaaaatgaagtttaatttttttactaatatttcgattttttttaaatcagtattgattcaaaaattcttaactcggtcaaagattttttgcccattcaggaaatttctgaaaagttggcatttgatgtcccctaaaacgtaacagaaaataaaatcgatcaccaaatcgatcaaaagattccttcaaaagataaagatttttcaattttcatatatcatttttgtatgaacagctgccaaatttgtatggaaaattatatggacaaaccaatggtgcaaatggcttctttgggcataccaaaggcaccaaaaaagtttcagccggaataaaaaatacaaaaaaaagaatgaccgaaatttcagagaattgcttcaaatttgatttgttttattaataGTTTTATTACCACAGACTTGACTTGTTTTTGAAGCAATTATGccaattaaaaactttaaaaacgctgtaactttttacctAGCGACCTAGCGACTTCGTTGATATTTCAAAAGACGGGTATTCTTATGCTCTAAgtatgtcccgaagacaccaaaattgccaaaaataatacaaaaaagatacgcaataaaaacacttttttgatgggccaccctactgctttttatataaaatgctgtagaatgatcagattaagagatagagatttggtgtcttcgacaaagttgtttgaaatggctagtactacaatactgtcgaaaagtatacctctatctcatctagaagcgaagatagtttttgaaaatattagaaactgttggaccaccctaatatcgttttgaccaaaagatgtagaatttcatttttaacaaatgcttcttagacaccgaagctcgaaaatgcatccctgaagcggaaataaattattcctgctaaatttgcgtttcaGACCACTGTGCGATggtttaaaaaatgacattttttaaggGGTCAACTTGGGATGTGTTTTTTACCAACTTTTCCAATGTTTTATGCGTAAATAaatttgcagtaatttttgtaatgtttaaatttatatgATAATGGAAGGAAATTTGATAaacaagctattttttttttaaagagcaaATGGTAataataggaggtggtagaataagaTAGATgcaaattaaccctctacaacctaaccccgcctttagacgggctttgatctaaaaaatcgccaaaaaacaattttccaaccgatttttgatctttaaaaagcattggaaagaagaacttttaaaattttagaaaatttcagggttggaagtttaacttgttttatgtgactttgccaatgtttttaaaatgtcaactttggctgtgtttttcactaacatttcctatatgtccagtaaaaagaagtatgcagtaatttttgtagtgtcccagactatgtctctacgcatttttttgcaatttaaatgatgatggtgcgattctatagcagaaaatgtgaaaaacatgcaaaaaaattaaaaagtgactgtaaaaacgtgaaaaaaatagataggcgaATTgcaattatattaggtggtagagtaggccaaatactaccaaaaacaaacataaattgaacaagataaatgcaaattaaaatactaaaaatgaaacaagaaaaacataaaacaagagaagtaaagtttttcgtagaacaaaagttgctcaaaatgactcctaaacacgggaaaaataaatattttcgaaaaaaaaaatttgggctgtagagggttaaaatactaaaaatgaaacaagtaaaaacacaaaacaaggaAGGTAAGGTTTTCTTAGAacaaaagatacaaaaaaataccACCTGAACACGGGGAAagaattctcgaaaaaaaatttgcccttTTGAGAATTAACAGGActttgagatatgattttttgaagaaataattGGAAATGGGTAGGTGGCAccttaattgaaaataaagcaccatgcgtctccagcaaAATGAACTGGGGATTCATTTCCATGGAGATGCATGGTACTTTAAATTCGATGAATGTAccgaaattaattttttaaatcatttccgGATCCTGACTTGCCCCagatcacataaatgtcccatatgcattttcatcgtttttgagttaatgatgcagttttgtttaaaattcaaCAGCGACCCCCTAAATCTCAACCGATTTGGCACAAAAACAGAACAGATAGGATTCGTGCCAGGTGGTATGTATCACCTGGATCAAATTTTAGTCTTACTCAATTGCTAAAATTACTAGCGATAGTTTGGCTTGCCTTAtctttgtgaatttgtgaaagTCAAAATGacgaaatgttttaaaactaaATACAGAAGAAACAAAGGAGTAAAGTAGGATAGTTTCGGATCAGTAAATTTAAGATGTTCAGTTTACtttcacttttatttttaacaaattcgaATATAAATGCAGAACGTTTCGTCAAATAACGAAtgtatgaaatcaatttaaaaaacaacttaacaaacttttttttgtgcgaCTCTGACTAGCTCCCTTCAAGTACTGTTGTATCGAATCATCGCCCTTCatcaataatttattaaattttaccaaataaaagaaaaaaaaatcatttaaaaatcataaatgcGATGAATAAATTGTGCCACTTTTGTTTGTACCTGCAACAATGGCCTAAACGGAATGTGTGTGTTTGGCATGTGCGTATcgtttctctctctttctttcgcTTTCGCTCTCTCTCTAGGGAATCCGGGAAATGACAATCGAGACGTACCCGTTGGAGTAGTACAGCTCGTCGCTTTCGTCCGTGATGGTGATGTTGCGCAGCGGTTTGTAGTCCTTGAACGGGTTGTTGGCGGCGCGCTTGACAAAGACCAGATCGCGCTGCTTGGCGGCCCGCTTGCTGGTGCTGTAGATGATGGCACAGTCCTGGCAGGCCTCGTCCCGGGTGTACGACGTGAACACGATCGGAATGTTGACGTAGCGGATGAGCCGACCGAGCGTGGTTGACCACGTGTCCCGCTGCGTCTCGATGTGCTCGTGGAAGCCACAGTTGTAGCTCACGATGATCTGCGGCCGGTCCATCGGCTCGGTCGGTTCCAGGCAGTGGAACAGTGCCTTGTGGTAGTGCATCTTGATCGAGCGCTTTCCCTCGTAGTTGAGCTCGATTTCGTCCTTGATCGAGCCGACTTCCGGTCCGATGAAGTGAATTACGACCTGCCGGATCTGGGGCACGTAGGAAAAGATCACCGAACAGCTGTTGTAGTCGAAGAAGGAAATTTCCTCCTCGACGCCGACCACGTAAATGACCAACGATTGCTGCAGCTCCAGGTTCATGTTGGTCACGTTCAGCGCGTACAGAATGGTGCTGACGTGCGAGTAGTTGGACACGAACTTGAGATCGTTGAAATCTTTGACCGCCTTGGGCACCATCGGGATGTTCATGTTGTACGCTCGGTTGACCAGCTCGAACGAGTTCCGGGGGAACTCGACAAGTTGGGCCGGGCTAAGCTTCGGGTAGCCGATCGTATCGAGGCGGGCGGGGAAATCTGCAAGGGAGAATTTTGATTGTGAATAATCAAGGTtagtttgaaaagttttgccGAATCATCAGTTCAAAACACTCACCCGCATCGAGCAGCAGATTCACCCGGTACAGCTGGCACCACCGGCCGTGCCGGTCCACGTCCTGCAGCCGGTGCTCCTCGGAACAGTACAGCACCTGGTGGCAGGACTCGCACGCCTTCAGCTTGGTCGTGTCGTAATCGAGACACACCCGGCAAATGTTCGGAAAGCGCAGCATCATGTACTCGTGCGTTTTGAGGTTGCGCTGCAGCATCGAAATGATCAGGCACTCGGCCAGCGAGATGGCGCACTCCAGATCGCGCCGCGTTCCCCCGACGATGCGCGGACACTCCGTCCGCACGTCCAGAATGTGGTCGATCTTCCGAATCGTCAGCACCTTCGTCACCACGCGGCAAAAGTCCTTGTGGTGCTTCCAGTCCTCCTTCTGGTGCTGCTCGCCGCAGTAGCCAATCAGCCGGCAACCCTTGCAATACCGGAGCTTAATTCCGACCAGAGTCAGCCGGTGCTCGGTTGCGCGGGTGAAGCAAACGTTGCACCGGGTCGCGTTGAAGTTGTTGTAGATTGTGTCCTCCATCGTTCTCGCGGATTCGAGACCGTAAATAGAATAAAATTGAaagcttttttctttttgccGCGAATTTTGCACTGTTTTGTCTTTATTTTGGCTCCGCGCGCCGCGGGAAAAAGGTGTGGCGAAACGAAACAAGTGTGATCGAAGAGAGCAAAAGGGAAACTGATGCGAAATCGCGGAATGATTGTGCGATTTTGACGTGGGACTACGGCGGTGTTGTGACAGTGAAACGTTGCGCGGAAATGTTTCATTGGCGCGGGGGTGTTTGTATGGTAGATTTCTGAAGGGGTACACGGAAAGTGAAAACTGCTAAGGAATTCACTTCAcagaaaaatgacataaaaaggcaatttttcaatttttatgtacatgtcccgcataatcaaaaaccatcgggggaatagtccaaactatattactactaaaagagatgtagttaccacatacttaaccattatcatatagttacggcactatacaaaaccataacgaaactgatcgtcaaatgatgacgtttttattgaagaaaatctaatgattctaactatttttgaactatttgggaaacaataaccttacactaaacagttcggattgtttagacaacgtgactcaacgaaaaaatgtacaagtccaaatagttcaaacaatttatcaactttattgagaacaatatagcaaaattccacagattttagatttttatagtcagaacctgtaagaactaaaaacctactataaatgctatagtagaacacaattgatggcggttacatttttttcgataagtttgtataatccaaataatttgtcaacttacatgaagtaaaattactatacaccatactattttgaattaaaaatttctataagtccaaatagttcaaacaatatttcaacagtatggagtacaataacagtttgttatataatccaactatatgttaaacgattggtacaaaaatttcaacttttatcaagtaaATTGATCACAGTCGATTCCTCTGGATGATAGAGAACCTTAAACACCCCCACTTCtcc
Protein-coding sequences here:
- the LOC6036144 gene encoding uncharacterized protein LOC6036144, coding for MEDTIYNNFNATRCNVCFTRATEHRLTLVGIKLRYCKGCRLIGYCGEQHQKEDWKHHKDFCRVVTKVLTIRKIDHILDVRTECPRIVGGTRRDLECAISLAECLIISMLQRNLKTHEYMMLRFPNICRVCLDYDTTKLKACESCHQVLYCSEEHRLQDVDRHGRWCQLYRVNLLLDADFPARLDTIGYPKLSPAQLVEFPRNSFELVNRAYNMNIPMVPKAVKDFNDLKFVSNYSHVSTILYALNVTNMNLELQQSLVIYVVGVEEEISFFDYNSCSVIFSYVPQIRQVVIHFIGPEVGSIKDEIELNYEGKRSIKMHYHKALFHCLEPTEPMDRPQIIVSYNCGFHEHIETQRDTWSTTLGRLIRYVNIPIVFTSYTRDEACQDCAIIYSTSKRAAKQRDLVFVKRAANNPFKDYKPLRNITITDESDELYYSNGYVSIVISRIP